A genomic window from Phoenix dactylifera cultivar Barhee BC4 chromosome 7, palm_55x_up_171113_PBpolish2nd_filt_p, whole genome shotgun sequence includes:
- the LOC103702293 gene encoding uncharacterized protein LOC103702293 yields MAHQPHPSSMRSVHDFTVKPPCPSSTSRKIKALLHAYVFRYVRHVVQAITSAKSMVMELLSKKSTMAANHTIKLRRKRNKKLLSSIRLHFNWSSSHVIPVPEPTSMEDFDMSRMYYDSTWNSIISTEEGEEDMEPPLSGYLRWLEEKNSEASAGDDCGSEIDRLAEKFIASCHEKFRLEKQESYRRYQEMLARSM; encoded by the coding sequence ATGGCTCACCAACCCCATCCAAGCTCCATGCGCTCTGTCCATGATTTCACTGTGAAACCACCATGCCCGAGTTCAACCTCGCGCAAGATAAAAGCCCTGCTTCATGCCTATGTCTTTCGGTACGTCCGCCATGTCGTTCAAGCCATCACCAGTGCCAAGTCCATGGTCATGGAGCTTCTCAGCAAGAAGAGTACCATGGCCGCCAACCACACCATCAAGCTAAGGAGGAAGAGAAATAAGAAGCTCCTTAGCTCCATTAGGCTGCATTTCAACTGGTCCTCGTCGCATGTGATACCCGTTCCAGAGCCCACAAGCATGGAGGATTTCGACATGAGTCGCATGTACTACGACTCGACGTGGAATTCGATAATTTCGACCGAGGAGGGTGAAGAAGACATGGAGCCGCCGCTCTCTGGGTACCTCCGTTGGCTCGAGGAGAAGAATTCCGAGGCTTCAGCGGGGGATGACTGTGGGAGCGAGATCGACCGGCTAGCGGAGAAGTTCATTGCAAGCTGCCATGAGAAATTTAGGTTGGAGAAGCAGGAGTCTTACAGGAGGTACCAAGAGATGCTTGCTAGAAGCATGTGA
- the LOC103702294 gene encoding G-type lectin S-receptor-like serine/threonine-protein kinase LECRK3: MASLALSRHLIPFALFLLTLTIPATAQTYAQTYANLSRGTSLTPLGRATSWPSPSGDFAFGFRRLDSNASLFILAIWFNSTSPQTIVWFANGDTPVQAGSKLELTSDGQLSLTDQTGNEIWNPGVSNASYAALLDTGNLILSSPSFSSPLWQSFSLPADTLLPGQVLTPGLSLFSRFMDSNFSTGRFALAAQTDGNLVLYPVAPLPSRNFYDAYWATDTMGSGSNSRLVFSTSGDLYYALTNGTQINITSNGTYSTEDFYQRATLDVDGVFTVYVYPKKESEKAIWGDKWTAVDVIPSDICTRVLTDVGSGACGFNSFCVLDENKRPDCRCPSSYLFMDSAMKFKGCKPDFELQSCELDESDSFKLETVSGVDWPKADYEHYTQVDEENCRSFCLSDCLCAVAVYRNGECWKKKLPLSNGRTGNVGGKLLIKVPKYNASFPPPPGTVGAMERNDRSTLILVESLLLGSSGLLNLILITAIFAMVYCCHSRSLMKHNQDTTMLGLNLRIFTYKELEEATKGFSEELGSGSFGAVYKGLLLASDARTSIAVKQLHKTLHEDSEKEFTNEVRSIGQTHHKNLVRLFGFCNEGTHRILVYEYMCNGSLTSFLFGSERPSWIKRVQVATGIARGLAYLHDECSTQIIHCDIKPQNILLDENFVARISDFGLAKLLRTDQSRTSTGIRGTRGYVAPEWFRNTAITAKVDVYSFGVMLLEIICCRKNLEAEAGDEDRAVLVYWAYDCYREGNLELLAGNDEEAMADMGMFETLVMVAIWCIQEEPSLRPSMKKVNQMLEGAVMVSVPPDPSSHITPIR, from the coding sequence ATGGCATCCCTCGCTCTCTCACGCCATCTCATCCCCTTCGCTCTATTCCTTCTTACCCTCACTATCCCGGCAACGGCTCAAACCTATGCTCAAACCTATGCCAACCTGAGCCGGGGCACCTCCCTGACCCCCCTTGGCCGGGCCACCTCCTGGCCCTCCCCCTCCGGCGACTTCGCCTTCGGCTTTCGACGCCTCGACTCCAACGCCTCCCTCTTCATCCTCGCCATCTGGTTCAACTCCACCTCCCCCCAGACCATCGTTTGGTTCGCCAACGGCGACACCCCCGTGCAGGCCGGGTCCAAGCTCGAGCTCACCTCCGATGGCCAGCTCTCGCTCACCGACCAGACCGGCAACGAGATCTGGAACCCCGGAGTCAGTAACGCCTCCTACGCTGCCCTCCTCGACACCGGCAACCTCATCCTCTCCTCCCCCAGCTTCTCCTCCCCTCTATGGCAGAGCTTCAGCTTGCCGGCCGACACCCTCCTCCCGGGCCAAGTCCTGACCCCGGGGCTCAGCCTCTTCTCCCGCTTCATGGACTCCAACTTCTCCACAGGCCGGTTCGCTCTCGCGGCGCAGACAGACGGCAACCTGGTGCTCTACCCGGTGGCGCCGCTGCCCTCCAGAAACTTCTACGACGCCTACTGGGCCACCGACACCATGGGCTCCGGCTCCAACTCCCGGCTCGTCTTCAGCACGTCCGGCGACCTCTACTACGCTCTAACCAACGGTACTCAAATCAATATAACCTCCAACGGCACCTATTCGACCGAAGATTTCTACCAGAGGGCGACGCTCGACGTCGACGGCGTCTTCACGGTTTACGTCTACCCGAAGAAGGAATCAGAAAAGGCGATATGGGGGGACAAATGGACGGCCGTGGACGTCATTCCTTCAGACATTTGCACGAGAGTTCTGACCGACGTCGGGAGCGGCGCATGTGGATTCAATAGCTTCTGTGTGTTGGACGAGAATAAGAGGCCCGACTGCCGGTGCCCATCGAGCTATTTGTTCATGGATTCCGCCATGAAATTTAAAGGCTGCAAGCCAGACTTTGAGTTGCAGAGCTGCGAGCTAGATGAATCGGATTCGTTCAAACTGGAGACGGTGTCCGGTGTCGACTGGCCAAAGGCGGACTATGAGCATTACACACAGGTGGATGAAGAGAACTGCCGATCATTCTGTTTGAGCGATTGCTTGTGCGCGGTCGCGGTCTATAGGAACGGAGAGTGTTGGAAGAAGAAGCTGCCTCTGTCGAATGGGAGGACGGGAAATGTCGGAGGGAAGCTGCTCATCAAAGTGCCCAAATATAATGCCTCCTTTCCTCCGCCTCCAGGTACAGTTGGAGCCATGGAAAGAAATGATCGAAGCACTTTGATTCTCGTCGAATCGTTGCTTCTGGGAAGCTCTGGGCTTCTCAATTTGATCTTGATTACTGCAATCTTTGCTATGGTATACTGCTGCCACAGTAGGAGTTTGATGAAGCACAATCAGGACACGACCATGCTGGGGTTAAACCTAAGGATCTTCACTTACAAGGAGCTTGAAGAGGCTACCAAAGGGTTCAGCGAGGAACTGGGAAGTGGATCTTTCGGAGCAGTCTACAAGGGGTTGCTGCTGGCATCAGACGCCAGAACTTCGATTGCAGTGAAGCAACTACATAAAACGTTGCATGAGGACAGCGAGAAGGAATTTACCAACGAGGTGAGATCGATCGGCCAGACTCACCACAAGAATTTGGTTAGATTGTTTGGTTTCTGCAACGAAGGAACTCATCGGATTCTGGTGTACGAATACATGTGCAATGGGTCACTCACCAGCTTCCTGTTTGGGAGTGAGAGGCCGAGTTGGATTAAACGAGTGCAGGTTGCCACGGGGATTGCGAGGGGACTTGCTTACTTGCATGATGAGTGCAGCACGCAGATCATCCACTGCGATATAAAGCCTCAGAACATACTTCTGGATGAGAATTTCGTTGCCAGGATATCAGATTTTGGGCTGGCCAAGCTTCTAAGAACCGACCAGTCTCGAACGAGTACGGGCATAAGGGGTACAAGAGGATATGTCGCACCTGAGTGGTTTAGAAATACGGCGATCACAGCGAAGGTGGATGTGTACAGCTTTGGGGTCATGTTGCTGGAGATCATATGCTGCAGGAAGAACCTGGAAGCAGAGGCCGGGGACGAGGACAGAGCGGTGCTGGTATATTGGGCTTATGACTGCTACAGAGAAGGGAATCTGGAACTTTTGGCAGGCAATGATGAAGAGGCGATGGCTGACATGGGGATGTTTGAGACGCTTGTGATGGTGGCCATTTGGTGCATCCAGGAGGAGCCATCGCTGAGGCCTTCAATGAAGAAGGTAAATCAGATGCTAGAAGGAGCAGTTATGGTTTCAGTTCCCCCAGACCCTTCATCGCATATTACTCCAATCAGATAA